One genomic segment of Natrialbaceae archaeon AArc-T1-2 includes these proteins:
- a CDS encoding YncE family protein encodes MSTRHTRRRFIQAGTVAGALALAGCVGDDTADDEPAETARDYEVWLTDQGTDTVHILEEDPDADPIGYEEVDQIDVGEVHGTDIVGPHLIDFTSDWEYAVSADTGAGTLTIYDADSREIVETVETGPGTHMGGVRAYSAMLEGEERNDERIIVDVINDAAIREVEADWENYEFEIVDEIDFMEHEELQEGPMPNPQPICHDITQDGSMSYHTVGAGIDDAAVVRVDIEAFEIDEVIMPDELRANCGVIRQPGTNRFWFTGGAPSSHESGGVGQWYVYDADDQEVIASGSSGGFDAHGIWFGPTFEDVDDISEAWVFNRETNDAVVIDTEELTVIDYVEETGTAPDIVAGTPGNDYMLASLRGPEPQSGDPHASTGDTPGMSIIDPETREILDIVEPNPIDESDMHAANVRLL; translated from the coding sequence ATGTCTACACGACACACGCGGAGGCGGTTCATCCAGGCCGGAACAGTTGCAGGAGCACTCGCGCTCGCGGGGTGTGTTGGGGACGATACAGCCGACGACGAACCGGCCGAAACGGCTCGGGACTACGAAGTCTGGCTCACCGACCAGGGGACCGACACGGTCCACATCCTCGAAGAAGACCCCGACGCCGATCCGATCGGGTACGAGGAGGTCGACCAGATCGACGTCGGCGAGGTCCACGGTACCGACATCGTCGGCCCGCACCTGATCGACTTCACGAGCGACTGGGAGTACGCGGTGTCGGCAGACACCGGTGCCGGCACGCTCACGATCTACGACGCCGATTCCCGGGAGATCGTCGAGACAGTCGAGACCGGTCCCGGGACGCACATGGGTGGTGTCCGGGCCTACAGTGCGATGCTCGAGGGCGAAGAACGAAACGACGAGCGGATCATCGTCGACGTCATCAACGACGCGGCGATCCGGGAGGTCGAGGCCGACTGGGAGAACTACGAGTTCGAGATCGTCGACGAGATCGACTTCATGGAACACGAGGAACTCCAGGAGGGACCGATGCCCAATCCCCAGCCGATCTGTCACGACATCACCCAGGACGGCTCGATGTCGTATCATACGGTCGGAGCCGGGATCGACGACGCAGCAGTCGTGCGAGTCGACATCGAGGCCTTCGAGATCGACGAGGTGATCATGCCCGACGAACTCCGGGCAAACTGTGGCGTGATCAGACAGCCGGGGACGAACCGGTTCTGGTTCACCGGCGGCGCACCGTCGAGCCACGAGTCCGGTGGCGTCGGCCAGTGGTACGTCTACGACGCCGACGACCAGGAAGTGATCGCAAGCGGCAGCAGCGGCGGCTTCGACGCCCACGGGATCTGGTTCGGTCCGACCTTCGAGGACGTCGACGACATCTCCGAGGCCTGGGTGTTCAACCGCGAGACGAACGACGCGGTCGTCATCGACACCGAAGAGCTCACCGTCATCGACTACGTCGAAGAAACCGGCACCGCGCCGGACATCGTCGCCGGCACGCCCGGAAACGACTACATGCTGGCGAGTCTCCGGGGTCCGGAACCGCAATCGGGCGACCCACACGCCTCAACCGGCGACACACCCGGCATGTCGATCATCGACCCTGAAACGAGAGAAATACTCGACATCGTCGAGCCAAACCCGATCGACGAGAGCGACATGCACGCTGCCAACGTGCGGCTCCTGTAA
- a CDS encoding cohesin domain-containing protein yields the protein MIDREGDGAVVVVVATLLAAGLVAAGPLAGTAAAGDAPEVIEFGDDEIEAEPGEEIEVDVLLRADGRTTTDAVERIEFRLDYQPDHLEVVELQPGPFLELGEETTVESEAFHDDEQGVAELHMWRDPVAGGAEGDGQLATVVLEVAEDAPTSTIVVDTENTEIELTEEWPPFVFSGDLEVHVDGGGDVLEPDLEDDAPDEDDRETLEDDSDGTDDETTADGDDGSADEDGTDDEPADDDSDALAPALVTVLALAAVLLIAAYRAA from the coding sequence ATGATCGACCGCGAGGGAGACGGCGCGGTCGTCGTGGTCGTCGCCACGTTGCTGGCCGCCGGACTGGTGGCCGCGGGGCCACTCGCTGGAACGGCCGCGGCGGGAGACGCGCCGGAAGTCATCGAGTTCGGGGACGACGAGATCGAGGCCGAGCCGGGCGAGGAGATCGAAGTCGACGTTCTGTTGCGCGCCGACGGCCGGACGACCACCGACGCCGTCGAGCGAATCGAGTTCCGGTTGGACTACCAGCCCGACCACCTCGAGGTCGTCGAACTTCAGCCCGGTCCGTTCCTCGAACTCGGCGAGGAGACGACCGTCGAGTCTGAGGCGTTCCACGACGACGAGCAGGGAGTCGCCGAGTTACACATGTGGCGCGATCCGGTCGCCGGCGGTGCCGAGGGCGACGGTCAACTTGCGACGGTCGTCCTCGAGGTCGCCGAGGACGCCCCGACGTCGACGATCGTCGTCGATACGGAGAACACCGAGATCGAACTGACCGAAGAGTGGCCACCGTTCGTCTTCTCGGGTGACCTCGAGGTCCACGTCGACGGCGGCGGCGACGTCCTCGAGCCGGACCTCGAGGACGACGCGCCGGACGAAGACGACAGGGAGACGCTCGAGGACGATTCGGACGGTACGGACGATGAGACGACCGCCGACGGCGACGACGGGTCCGCAGACGAAGACGGCACTGATGACGAGCCGGCCGACGACGACAGTGACGCCCTGGCTCCCGCACTCGTGACCGTGCTGGCACTCGCGGCAGTTCTTCTGATCGCCGCTTACAGGGCGGCCTGA
- a CDS encoding HesA/MoeB/ThiF family protein gives MSSALDSRQRDRYSRQLMLEGFDDADQTRLLSSRVLVVGAGGLGSAVIQYLAAAGVGTIGVADDGCVTRSNLQRQVLHGVDDLEDRKVDSAARSVELLNPDVTVETHPDRVEPGTAPSLLEDYDVVVDGLDHFPGRFVCNDVARLQETPFVHGAVYGLEGQTMAFRPGGPCYRCLLPEAPDPGAVPSDEPMGIFPTLPGAIGCLQATEVLKLLLEYGTVLDDHLLRYDATDATLTKTALEPAPDCPVCGPDGVESVEDLAYDDRCRIER, from the coding sequence ATGAGCAGTGCGCTCGATTCACGTCAGCGCGACCGCTACTCCCGACAGCTCATGCTCGAGGGCTTCGACGACGCCGACCAGACGCGGCTGCTCTCGAGTCGTGTCCTCGTCGTCGGTGCTGGCGGGCTCGGCTCGGCAGTCATCCAGTACCTGGCGGCAGCCGGCGTCGGCACCATCGGCGTCGCCGACGACGGGTGCGTGACACGCTCGAACCTTCAGCGACAGGTCCTCCACGGCGTCGACGACCTCGAGGATCGAAAGGTCGACAGCGCGGCTCGCTCCGTCGAGCTCTTGAATCCCGACGTCACGGTCGAGACCCATCCCGATCGGGTCGAGCCCGGGACTGCCCCGTCGCTGCTCGAGGACTACGACGTCGTCGTCGACGGCCTCGACCACTTTCCCGGCCGGTTCGTGTGCAACGACGTCGCCCGCCTCCAGGAGACGCCGTTCGTCCACGGCGCGGTCTACGGCCTCGAGGGCCAGACGATGGCGTTCCGTCCCGGTGGTCCCTGCTACCGGTGTCTCCTCCCCGAGGCACCCGATCCCGGGGCCGTCCCCTCCGACGAACCGATGGGAATTTTCCCAACGCTTCCCGGCGCGATCGGCTGTCTCCAGGCGACAGAGGTCCTCAAACTCCTGCTCGAGTACGGGACGGTGCTCGACGACCACCTGCTCCGGTACGACGCGACGGACGCGACGCTTACGAAGACGGCGCTCGAGCCGGCTCCCGACTGTCCCGTCTGTGGCCCCGACGGTGTCGAGTCGGTCGAGGACCTCGCGTACGACGATCGGTGCCGGATCGAGCGCTGA
- the surE gene encoding 5'/3'-nucleotidase SurE, with amino-acid sequence MSEAPEIVLTNDDGIDSPGLRALYDGLAEVGDVTVVAPADDQSAVGRSISSEVSVRDHELGYAVEGTPADCVVAAMGELGPDPDPDLVVAGCNHGANLGEYAIGRSGTVSAAVEAAFFDVPAIASSLYVPIDEYGTGELTREDFREAVRATCYLVERTQHVDVFDPAAYLNVNAPVPDGDPAPLELTRPSSRYEMDATLNGDSIALQDRIWERMDPDTLPDPEGTDRRAVVEGRVSVSPLRVPQANAHHDGLDAVVEEYREDTLETASQRSR; translated from the coding sequence ATGAGCGAGGCACCCGAGATCGTTCTCACCAACGACGACGGGATCGACAGCCCCGGCCTGCGGGCACTTTATGACGGACTCGCCGAGGTCGGCGACGTGACCGTCGTCGCCCCCGCCGACGACCAGAGTGCGGTCGGGCGGTCGATCTCGAGTGAGGTCTCCGTCCGGGATCACGAGCTCGGCTACGCCGTCGAGGGAACGCCCGCAGACTGCGTCGTCGCCGCGATGGGCGAACTCGGCCCCGATCCCGACCCCGACCTCGTCGTCGCCGGCTGTAACCACGGTGCGAACCTCGGGGAGTACGCCATCGGGCGGTCGGGGACGGTCAGCGCAGCCGTCGAAGCCGCGTTCTTCGACGTCCCGGCCATCGCGAGCTCGCTGTACGTCCCCATCGACGAGTACGGTACCGGCGAACTCACTCGCGAGGACTTTCGCGAGGCCGTTCGCGCGACGTGTTATCTCGTCGAACGCACCCAGCACGTAGACGTCTTCGACCCGGCGGCGTATCTCAACGTCAACGCGCCGGTCCCAGACGGCGATCCCGCACCCCTCGAGCTCACCCGTCCCTCGAGTCGCTACGAGATGGACGCGACGCTGAACGGCGATTCGATCGCGCTTCAGGATCGGATCTGGGAACGGATGGATCCCGACACGCTGCCCGATCCCGAGGGTACCGACCGACGGGCTGTCGTCGAGGGCCGGGTCAGCGTCTCCCCGCTTCGGGTTCCGCAGGCGAACGCCCACCACGATGGACTGGACGCCGTCGTCGAAGAGTATCGCGAGGATACCCTCGAGACGGCGTCACAACGCAGTCGTTGA
- a CDS encoding prephenate dehydrogenase/arogenate dehydrogenase family protein, protein MDVLIVGAGEMGRWFGDAIATESSVAFTDVDAAAAEVAAEAVDGRAVSLETDERFEAVCLAVPMTAVEAAIEAHAHKSRTATLDVSGVMEPALEAMAAHAPDRERVSLHPLFAPERAPGSIAVVRDEPGPVSANILETLRERGNEMIETTATEHDEAMESVQAAAHTAVLSFALAAETVPEGFETPIYEGLRELAEQVTDGTPRVYADIQGAFDGADDVAAAAARIAEADPAEFESLYRDARDRWHAGDRE, encoded by the coding sequence ATGGACGTACTGATCGTCGGCGCGGGCGAGATGGGTCGCTGGTTCGGGGACGCGATCGCCACTGAGTCGTCGGTCGCGTTCACGGACGTCGACGCGGCCGCCGCCGAGGTCGCCGCCGAGGCCGTCGACGGTCGCGCCGTCTCCCTCGAGACCGACGAACGCTTCGAGGCGGTCTGTCTGGCCGTCCCGATGACCGCCGTCGAGGCGGCGATCGAAGCCCACGCCCACAAATCGAGGACGGCCACGCTCGACGTCTCGGGCGTGATGGAACCAGCGCTCGAGGCGATGGCTGCTCACGCCCCCGACCGCGAACGGGTGAGTCTCCACCCGCTTTTCGCCCCCGAGCGCGCGCCGGGATCGATCGCCGTCGTCCGGGACGAGCCCGGCCCCGTCTCGGCGAACATCCTCGAGACGCTCCGAGAGCGGGGAAACGAGATGATCGAGACGACCGCAACGGAACACGACGAGGCGATGGAGTCGGTGCAGGCGGCCGCCCACACCGCCGTCCTCTCCTTTGCGCTGGCAGCCGAGACCGTGCCGGAGGGGTTCGAGACGCCGATCTACGAGGGGCTCCGGGAGCTCGCGGAGCAGGTGACCGACGGCACGCCGCGTGTGTACGCGGACATCCAGGGAGCGTTCGACGGCGCGGACGACGTCGCGGCGGCCGCGGCTAGAATCGCCGAGGCCGACCCCGCCGAGTTCGAGTCGCTGTACCGGGACGCCCGGGACCGGTGGCACGCGGGTGATCGAGAGTGA
- a CDS encoding DUF6517 family protein — MQRRNVLAGIGTAALASIAGCLGTVGLDEHEASPAGVDSDVRSETGYELVGVEEVGVEETVGAAGLSETVVVRNYLTECEKAVGVEPIGEQRAAVFTVLSTPQVGVAGWNVNPVEEMSTAELVSLVEDNYDDIDNISHEDDDEFSVLGQTTTHATFTADAVFDGVDLEVNLHVTEAVETDDDLLVTIGVYPREVELEEEENVRELIAAVTETLDDEDADEGTDDEGADDEDDGLLG, encoded by the coding sequence ATGCAACGACGAAACGTTCTCGCCGGAATCGGTACCGCGGCACTTGCGAGTATCGCGGGCTGTCTGGGAACCGTCGGCCTCGACGAACACGAGGCGTCCCCGGCCGGCGTCGACTCCGACGTTCGCTCGGAGACGGGATACGAACTCGTCGGCGTCGAGGAGGTCGGCGTCGAAGAGACCGTCGGTGCGGCCGGTCTCTCCGAGACGGTCGTCGTCCGGAACTATCTGACCGAGTGCGAGAAGGCCGTCGGCGTCGAGCCGATCGGTGAACAGCGCGCTGCCGTGTTTACCGTCCTCTCGACGCCACAGGTCGGCGTCGCCGGGTGGAACGTAAACCCCGTCGAGGAGATGTCGACCGCGGAACTCGTCTCTCTCGTCGAGGACAACTACGACGATATCGACAATATCTCCCACGAGGACGACGACGAGTTCTCCGTTCTGGGCCAGACGACGACGCACGCTACGTTCACCGCCGATGCCGTCTTCGACGGCGTCGACCTCGAGGTGAACCTGCACGTGACCGAAGCCGTCGAGACGGACGACGACTTGCTCGTGACGATCGGCGTCTATCCACGGGAGGTCGAGCTCGAAGAAGAAGAGAACGTCCGCGAACTGATCGCTGCGGTGACCGAGACGCTCGACGATGAAGATGCTGATGAGGGGACGGACGACGAGGGCGCTGACGACGAAGACGACGGCCTTCTGGGCTAA
- a CDS encoding small ribosomal subunit Rsm22 family protein, with protein MSDRREAVRENAKYLRQVRPIDPEEVSEYVEGRPHPAVVRQLLREEAPDLGLVETDDDTFVPVEDEPIPPRREPVERLPDRYADRLEELLADRYGPNWNEGASGDLLRSVVRRFKARYLEGRPVEYDEDTAAGYAIYHLPPYYAAVQYALEDLAERELLGRDLRVLDVGAGVGGPALGLADSLPADALVEYHAIEPSAAADVLEELLAETGRNVHPTVHRTTAETFDPADVDGEGFDLVLMCNVLSELEDPEAVLRSYLEALAPDGTVLAMAPADKHTSIGLRDLERAVEGERVAPVGACGGDGERDADAGDDESSAGEVTVYSPAVRLWPGETPSDRGWSFDVRPDLETPPFQRRLDEAASDDDHDPGEFRNVDVQFSYSILRLDGRRRVELELETSRWAKMAEMDRHVTNRIDLVAAKLSRSLSEGEDANPLFKVSDGSEDVDHYAVCTKETALNRALLEADYGEVCSFESVLALWNDDERAYNLVVDEETVVDRIT; from the coding sequence GTGAGCGATCGTCGCGAAGCCGTCCGCGAGAACGCGAAGTACCTCCGACAGGTCCGCCCGATCGATCCCGAGGAGGTAAGCGAGTACGTCGAGGGCAGGCCCCACCCGGCAGTCGTCAGACAGCTTCTCCGCGAGGAAGCGCCGGATCTGGGGCTGGTCGAGACCGACGACGACACCTTCGTCCCCGTCGAGGACGAGCCCATCCCGCCGCGGCGCGAACCCGTCGAACGGCTCCCCGACCGCTACGCCGACCGCCTCGAGGAGCTGCTCGCGGACCGCTACGGACCGAACTGGAACGAAGGGGCCTCCGGCGACCTGTTGCGGTCGGTCGTCCGCCGGTTCAAGGCCCGTTACCTCGAGGGTCGCCCGGTCGAGTACGACGAGGACACCGCCGCCGGCTACGCGATCTACCACCTCCCGCCGTACTACGCCGCCGTCCAGTACGCACTCGAGGACCTCGCCGAGCGCGAACTGCTGGGCCGGGACCTCCGCGTGCTCGACGTCGGCGCCGGCGTCGGCGGCCCCGCGCTCGGACTCGCCGACTCCCTCCCCGCGGACGCGCTCGTGGAGTACCACGCCATCGAGCCAAGCGCGGCCGCGGACGTCCTCGAGGAGCTGCTCGCCGAGACCGGCCGGAACGTCCACCCGACGGTCCACCGGACGACCGCGGAGACGTTCGATCCTGCCGACGTCGACGGTGAGGGGTTCGACCTCGTCCTCATGTGTAACGTCCTCAGCGAACTCGAGGATCCCGAAGCCGTCCTGCGGTCGTATCTCGAGGCACTCGCTCCCGACGGCACCGTGCTCGCGATGGCACCCGCGGACAAGCACACGAGCATCGGCCTGCGCGACCTCGAGCGGGCGGTCGAGGGCGAGCGGGTCGCACCCGTGGGCGCGTGTGGTGGCGACGGCGAACGAGACGCAGACGCCGGTGACGACGAGAGCAGCGCCGGCGAGGTCACTGTCTACAGCCCCGCCGTCCGGCTCTGGCCCGGCGAGACGCCGTCGGATCGAGGCTGGTCGTTCGACGTTCGACCCGATCTCGAGACGCCGCCGTTCCAGCGTCGCCTCGACGAGGCTGCGAGCGACGACGATCACGATCCCGGCGAGTTCAGAAACGTCGACGTCCAGTTTTCCTACTCGATCCTCCGGCTGGACGGACGTCGGCGGGTCGAGCTCGAACTCGAGACGAGCCGATGGGCGAAGATGGCCGAGATGGATCGTCACGTCACGAACCGGATCGACCTCGTCGCGGCGAAGCTCAGCCGCTCGCTCTCGGAGGGCGAGGACGCCAACCCGCTGTTCAAGGTAAGCGATGGCAGCGAGGACGTCGACCACTACGCCGTCTGCACAAAGGAGACGGCGCTCAACCGGGCGCTGCTCGAGGCCGACTACGGTGAGGTCTGTTCGTTCGAGTCCGTCCTGGCGCTGTGGAACGACGACGAGAGAGCCTACAACCTCGTCGTCGACGAGGAGACGGTCGTCGACCGGATCACGTAA
- a CDS encoding chloride channel protein yields the protein MVSFRLIFAALARYGDRIVRRFETPFAGRLIVLAVVVGVVGGLGAAAFRYMILVVTFLFFGAHSQDVLVESVVALPWYYRVLAPAIGGALVGLIIVYGGEQVSGHGVPEVLEAMDRRDGVIPVRIAPAKAVASAICIGSGGATGREGPIVQIGGTFGSVVGRRLELSESKTKVLLSAGAAAGIGGTFNAPLGGMIFGWEVLLGRVTRESIPAIAVASVVGTVTANVVVGLPDPIFSVPAIEVVSYWEAVAYAGLGLVGAVVALTYTNALYAVEDAFERLPVGDATKPALGGLGLGVLALSAPQVHATGYPVIQDALVGAFPLEVVLAFGVAKIVATSLTLGSGGSGGIFAPALFIGAMMGSAYGTVLEDAFPAVVGDPTTYAAVGMGAVFAGAAHAPLTAIVIVYELTGDVRIVGPLAIACLLSTVLSRRVLEPNIYTIGLLERGVDVDSRRLL from the coding sequence GTGGTGTCCTTCCGTCTCATCTTTGCCGCACTCGCCAGGTACGGTGACCGGATCGTCCGTCGGTTCGAGACGCCCTTCGCGGGACGGTTGATCGTCCTCGCGGTCGTCGTCGGCGTGGTCGGCGGGCTCGGTGCGGCGGCGTTCCGATATATGATTCTCGTCGTTACGTTCCTCTTTTTCGGAGCCCACTCACAGGACGTGCTCGTGGAATCGGTCGTCGCCCTCCCCTGGTACTACCGCGTGCTCGCGCCCGCCATTGGCGGCGCACTCGTCGGACTGATCATCGTGTACGGCGGCGAGCAGGTGAGTGGCCATGGCGTGCCTGAAGTCCTCGAGGCGATGGACCGACGGGACGGCGTGATCCCCGTCCGGATCGCTCCGGCGAAGGCGGTCGCGTCGGCGATCTGTATCGGCTCCGGTGGGGCGACCGGCCGCGAGGGACCGATCGTCCAGATCGGCGGGACGTTCGGCTCCGTCGTGGGACGGCGACTCGAACTCTCGGAATCGAAGACGAAGGTGTTGCTGTCGGCCGGCGCAGCCGCCGGCATCGGCGGCACGTTCAACGCCCCGCTGGGCGGGATGATCTTCGGGTGGGAAGTGCTCCTCGGGAGGGTCACGAGGGAGTCGATACCGGCGATCGCGGTCGCCTCCGTGGTCGGGACAGTGACGGCGAACGTCGTCGTCGGGCTCCCCGACCCCATCTTTTCGGTGCCGGCGATCGAGGTGGTGAGCTACTGGGAAGCGGTCGCATACGCGGGTCTCGGCCTCGTCGGTGCGGTCGTCGCACTGACGTATACGAACGCGCTGTACGCCGTCGAAGACGCCTTCGAGCGGCTCCCGGTCGGTGACGCCACGAAGCCGGCGCTGGGCGGATTGGGTCTGGGCGTTCTCGCGCTCTCGGCCCCACAGGTCCACGCGACGGGCTATCCGGTGATCCAGGATGCCCTCGTGGGTGCGTTCCCTCTCGAGGTCGTGCTCGCGTTCGGCGTCGCAAAGATCGTCGCGACGAGTCTCACCCTCGGTAGCGGCGGCTCTGGTGGGATCTTCGCGCCGGCGCTTTTCATCGGAGCGATGATGGGAAGTGCCTACGGAACGGTCCTCGAGGACGCGTTCCCGGCGGTCGTCGGTGATCCTACCACCTACGCTGCCGTCGGCATGGGTGCGGTGTTCGCCGGTGCCGCCCACGCTCCGCTGACCGCCATCGTCATCGTCTACGAGTTGACGGGTGACGTCCGGATCGTGGGCCCGCTCGCGATCGCCTGTCTCCTCAGCACGGTACTGTCGCGACGCGTTCTGGAACCGAACATCTACACGATCGGACTGCTCGAGCGCGGCGTCGACGTCGACTCGAGGCGGTTGCTCTGA
- a CDS encoding ethylbenzene dehydrogenase-related protein, with protein sequence MDGVDDSERRSDDPEYTFPDGVPDRLRRRFLSAVGASGLAALAGCAELLEDDDPDDDLEPDDDPDEPDPEREEYLDYTDLETMQVDWIPEELVVPLETQIAHDDEEIRFRFQFDSPEPYGWYHDMLVYEDGQWRELDAPNPDVADPDYGATEWHEGFTEDRISFLLGDGSVQGFAEYGGWLTAMLGVRSLPGAVEGEDVEEHPHLGEELGQDDVRKFIPQSREGEWWEHDWDAVRPQEELEEMLAEGEFLDLPIWRGHRSNPVGYATNHFVLEHRHGAIEGEDTYDSQEWDEDDGPEYMFDPDVVDDGALEIDDVEDGEIDPQDDVYWLEEEHMVEFDSDVAAFEGAVVPRRVLQEPTEGEAVWEARGEWDDGIWTVEMRRALETGYDGDVPLEPGEVYEWTPAVHWGSEERWHHVGYPYLLGLETDPEPPEDEEGDPVEEATLVAETFEDEPDWDEIETYTIPCMYPGQVDWTWLTSGLHPYEDEIKDAEVSIWGFHDYVLDDPERFAQRNVDLELDDAPRE encoded by the coding sequence ATGGACGGCGTCGACGACAGCGAGCGACGGAGCGACGACCCCGAGTACACCTTCCCCGACGGCGTACCGGACCGGCTTCGCCGGCGGTTTCTCTCGGCCGTCGGCGCGAGCGGACTCGCCGCACTCGCCGGCTGTGCCGAGCTGCTCGAGGACGACGATCCGGACGACGACCTCGAGCCGGACGACGACCCCGACGAGCCCGACCCAGAACGCGAAGAGTACCTCGACTACACCGACCTCGAGACGATGCAGGTCGACTGGATCCCCGAGGAACTGGTCGTCCCTCTCGAGACCCAGATCGCCCACGACGACGAGGAGATTCGCTTCCGGTTCCAGTTCGACTCGCCGGAGCCCTACGGCTGGTACCACGACATGCTCGTCTACGAGGACGGCCAGTGGCGCGAACTCGACGCTCCGAATCCCGACGTCGCCGACCCCGACTACGGCGCGACCGAGTGGCACGAGGGCTTTACCGAGGATCGGATCTCGTTCCTGCTGGGCGACGGCAGCGTCCAGGGGTTCGCGGAGTACGGCGGCTGGCTGACCGCGATGCTGGGCGTTCGCTCGCTGCCGGGTGCGGTCGAAGGCGAAGACGTCGAAGAACACCCCCACCTCGGCGAGGAACTCGGCCAGGACGACGTCCGGAAGTTCATCCCCCAGTCCCGGGAGGGCGAGTGGTGGGAACACGACTGGGACGCCGTCCGCCCACAGGAGGAACTCGAGGAGATGCTCGCCGAGGGTGAGTTCCTCGACCTGCCGATCTGGCGCGGTCACCGGAGCAATCCCGTCGGCTACGCGACCAACCACTTCGTCCTCGAGCACCGCCACGGAGCCATCGAGGGCGAGGACACCTACGACAGCCAGGAGTGGGACGAAGACGACGGCCCCGAGTACATGTTCGACCCCGACGTCGTCGACGACGGGGCACTCGAGATCGACGACGTCGAGGACGGCGAGATCGATCCTCAGGACGACGTCTACTGGCTCGAAGAGGAGCACATGGTCGAGTTCGACTCCGACGTCGCGGCGTTCGAGGGTGCGGTGGTCCCCAGACGCGTCCTCCAGGAGCCGACCGAGGGCGAGGCCGTCTGGGAGGCCCGCGGCGAGTGGGACGACGGCATCTGGACCGTCGAGATGCGACGGGCGCTCGAGACGGGCTACGACGGCGACGTCCCGCTCGAGCCCGGCGAGGTCTACGAGTGGACGCCGGCGGTCCACTGGGGGTCCGAAGAGCGGTGGCACCACGTCGGTTACCCGTACCTGCTCGGACTCGAAACCGATCCCGAGCCGCCCGAGGACGAGGAGGGCGACCCCGTCGAGGAGGCGACGCTCGTCGCCGAGACGTTCGAGGACGAACCCGACTGGGACGAGATCGAGACGTACACGATCCCCTGTATGTACCCTGGACAAGTCGACTGGACGTGGCTGACCAGCGGGCTCCACCCCTACGAGGACGAGATCAAAGACGCCGAAGTGAGCATCTGGGGATTCCACGACTACGTGCTCGACGATCCCGAGCGGTTCGCACAGCGAAACGTCGACCTCGAACTCGACGACGCGCCACGGGAATGA